The following coding sequences lie in one Sorghum bicolor cultivar BTx623 chromosome 6, Sorghum_bicolor_NCBIv3, whole genome shotgun sequence genomic window:
- the LOC110436451 gene encoding serine/arginine repetitive matrix protein 1-like: MRPDEGSINLGSIDVRSSRPPVKEDKVDRDKRRESIEKQKSALDLKKKKEKKKNLERQALETRRAKSRQRGEPEEESLDEDDGGDGDDDSDDSKGMASRLDRILEGPSRVDVDAPPTDAPKEGSSGSLERRQRESSPRCSRADTPPAPMRGLSVPRSQPPPASKAGDRAKPLATGPLTRGRVAASGKGEASRRSGSPSARLVGAAEPRPAPAREVPGSRPAGRGTGRRAVLPVGLKRTLEQAQPSMAKRLKAGVASKESGSSDPRPPTGAESALPRPLVGESTPPPPKRVEAPRPQEQEEAPEPTRSGVEGDPITISDGSGGNGPSKDACPMGEGAETSLIAKRTSWPVGLRSVEEQRKKEEEEREQATRPPPRDVQRLQQKAGEEDQQPEGPSSRSCWSRTGNRSCGSSRSSSSRGEKLLKAYKELLVLEEEKEREAALSEAREASRKAVDEAALLRERAMIVEEAASKAREEALSYRETATNLSKEKGHLETDLASARETFQKMKVECVNSEVARSTAEEAKKKALEDLEAERTRSRSLSDDVDRLKRALLEKDGAIAQAGKVIEDLRVANTELVRSNKEIERANTKLVGENTPLEESTHDTFSIVEFSF, encoded by the exons atgaggcctgacGAGGGGTCGATCAACCTG GGTTCAATCGATGTTCGGTCTTCGAGGCCTCCGGTGAAGGAGGACAAGGTTGACCGCGACAAGCGGCGAGAGTCCATTGAAAAGCAGAAGTCCGCATTGgacttaaaaaagaaaaaggagaagaagaagaatctcgagcgcCAAGCGCTGGAGACGCGCCGAGCGAAATCCAGacaaaggggggagcctgaggaagaatccctcGATGAGGACGATGGCGGCGATGGCGATGACGACAGTGACGACTCCAAGGGGATGGCATCTCGTCTCGACAGGATCCTCGAAGGTCCATCTCGAGTCGACGTAGACGCCCCGCCGACAGATGCACCAAAGGAGGGGTCAAGCGGGTCTCTTGAGAGGCGACAGAGGGAGTCGTCCCCTCGTTGCTCCCGTGCTGATACCCCTCCCGCACCTATGCGAGGTCTGTCCGTCCCGCGCTcccaacctccccctgcgtCGAAGGCGGGTGATCGGGCTAAGCCCCTGGCGACGGGGCCATTGACCCGTGGCCGCGTCGCGGCCTCCGGCAAGGGGGAAGCGAGTCGTAGGAGTGGCAGCCCTAGCGCTCGCCTGGTGGGGGCTGCCGAGCCGAGGCCTGCGCCCGCTCGTGAGGTGCCTGGTTCGAGACCTgccggtcgaggtaccggcaggcgggccgttctccctgtggg GCTGAAGCGaacgctcgagcaggcccagccctcgatggcaAAAAGACTTAAGGCGGGAGTGGCCTCCAAAGAATCAG GTtcctccgaccctcgaccgccgACTGGTGCCGAGAGCGCCCTGCCCCGTCCCCTGGTGGGTGAGTCCACCCCACCGCCGCCGAAACGGGTCGAGGCGCCTCGCCCACAAGAGCaggaggaagcccccgagcccaccCGTTCTGGGGTTgagggggatcctatcacaATAAGCGATGGATCTGGCGGCAACGGGCCTTCGAAGGACGCCTGCCCTATGGGTGAGGGGGCCGAGACTTCTCTCATCGCGAAGCGGACGTCCTGGCCCGTCGGGCTTCGCTccgtcgaggagcagaggaagaaggaggaagaggagcgtGAGCAGGCAACGCGGCCACCACCGCGGGATGTGCAGCGGCTCCAGCAGAAAGCAGGAGAGGAGGACCAGCAGCCAGAAGGTcccagctcgaggagctgctggagcaggaccgGCAACAGGAGCTGCGggagctccaggagcagcagcagcagaggg gagaagctcctcaaagcTTACAAGGAGCTGTTggtgcttgaggaggagaaggagagggaggccgctcTGTCGGAAGCTCGGGAGGCCTCAAGAAAGGCGGTGGATGAGGCCGCGCTGCTGAGGGAGCGAGCCATGAtagtcgaggaggctgcgtccaaggcTCGAGAGGAGGCCCTGTCTTACAGGGAAACGGCCACTAATCTGAGCAAGGAGAAGGGACACCTCGAGACTGACCTTGCTTCCGCCCGAGAAACCtttcagaagatgaaggtggagtgcgtgaatAGCGAGGTCGCCCGGAGCACCGCGGAGGAGGCCAAAAAGAAGGCTCTTGAGGATCTCGAGGCTGAGCGGACTCGATCtcgcagcctctctgacgacgtcgaccgTCTGAAGAGAGCGCTACTGGAGAAGGATGGAGCCATTGCGCAGGCCGGTaaggtgatcgaggacctgcgcgtcgccaacaccgagctggtgcgCTCAAACAAAGAgattgagagggccaacaccaagtTGGTGGGCGAGAATACGCCTCTGGAGGAGAGCACTCACGATACGTTTTCTATTGTTGAGTTTTCTTTTTGA